GAAAAATTCTGATTTAATAAGCCATGAATGGGACTATTCAAAGGAGAAAATCATCAACAAGAAGTGCACTTAAATTACCTTTAATTCAGAATTATTTAACTCCTCAATGGCCCTAGAAGCCAACTCCTTGGTTCTGAAAGTCACAAAAGCATAAGCCTTGGTCCCACCAGAATCTTTACCCTTCATTATTCTAACCtattgtaaacaaaaaaatatttaattagtttaacaaaaaaattgaaacaagggctattataataataatataatatacatatctatatatatattacctctGTGACTTCTCCTATGGATTCACAAAAGCCCTTCACATTCTCTTCAGAAGAATCATGAGGAATGTTACCAAGGTACACTTCAGAGCCATGAGGTGGAAGTGAAAGAAGCTCAGAATgcttttttctctcatcttccTCTGCCTGATCAACTTTCATCTCCTCATCAGCTCCTTTAGCAGCCTCCTTGTCTTCTTCGTCTTCCTCCACCTCCTCTTCTAGCCCTTCCTCTAtctcttcctcctcttcctccACCTCTTCCACTTCCTCCTCTTCCTCTACTTCTTCGTACTCGACCTCTTCCTCCATTGTCTCCTCAGGATCATTGTCTCCATCAAGGTCCACCTGCTCTTCGGATTCCATAGGCTTTTCAGGCTCACTAGGCTTTTCGGCTACATCTGAATTATGAGACGTTGCAGCACTTGCCCTTGTCCTTGGCATCTTATGTATCTAAAAAGAAAGCTTGCAAGGCAACTGTGAAGGAAGCACAGAAGCCAGAAGCATTGGCAGAAGAAAGAATGCAAATATGGAAAGGTGGAAACAATAAGAGGCCAAAAGGAGTTGCAGAGTAAGAATTTCGAAAGAATTTGTGCCATAAGGCATGGCTCCAAGGATTTGCAATTTGAATGATTCTTGATAAAGGGATCATACATAGTAACAAAGTATAGAGACAGGCAAGAGTGAATTTTGAATGATAATCAAGAGGATGGTGATGCTCAACAGGTGAAAAACAATGAAGCAGTGAATTTCTCAAAATTTAGATACTGACAGTTGCCCAAAAAAATGGCCACTTTATTTGTTTAACTATCTATCTGGAACAATGCATTCAGCAAACAAAGAAAACGGCAAAAATAAGGATGAGTAATTGAGCATTTGTTGGAAATTATAAAGGGATCATTTTTACACAGTAATACAATACAGGCAACAGTACTACAGAGATGAGGTAACATCTACACTTGAAAAGTTTAACCATATAATTGTGGCAGAATAGAAAGATAGCAGCCAGGGATGGGTCATTAGGTTTGATTATGAACTATCAAAACACAGTCTTCTCCAATCCACCACAACAGTTCCAGTTCCAGACCACATCTTCCATATAAATGTGGGCAATCTGCAATTTGAATCTTGTATTACCACTCTAACCTATCAAGACCAATCTTCAATTTATACCTCAATTGCATTAATTTCAGTAAGCATCTCAAATCCAATACAGGAAAAATCTTTGCAAGTTTTCATTCAGCAATTCCAAAAGGATTCATGAAATAATGGCATTAACAACAATTTAAGAAGTTATTGGATTTGTCTGTGGATACCAGATATTCTAAACTAAAACCAACTGTATGACCAAAggtctcaaaattttttaataggcccattttttagaaaaaaagatGAATGCAAACCagtcaaaacaacaaaataactGGGGCACTAAAGTTAATAAAACCTAATGCTGCAAGAAATAGATAGGTCCTAGAAAATTAAATGCTCATTTCTTGACTTCCAAGTGTCAATAGACCTGAAGTTTCTATACAATGTAGCATGTTCAATGCTTGATACTAAACTAAATCGGACAAACTAACAAACTATTTGCCCGACATGCCCATTGGGGATATACTTTCATTAAACACATTAAACCCATAACCCCATCACTGGGAAATAGACTCAAAACACTCATTATAATCAAGAAACATACGCTACATCCCATTAAAAGCAGAAACATATGAGAACATTTAGTTCACAACAACCATTATTTGATAGCTCTTAAAGGAAAGATATGCACCCTCAGTGCCAGGGTCACATAGGAGAAATTATAAGATCCTCATGGTGGACAAGTGATGTGGtccaccattccactaaaagactcccacctatttaaaattgctgagttagaaatttttttaaaacagaaaCTAATTActaactcagcaattttaaacaagtgataGCGTTTTAGTAGAATGGTGGACAAATGACATGGTCCACCAGAGgacttaataatttcttgtcACATAGGGCCCTGCcctgacccccccccccccttccccccaattttttttttcttgaaatcttaaataaataatgcttTACATGGAGGGacccaaaatttatatatttctaaataaaattatttatataataaagtaGGAGATTCCTTATATTCATTTAAATAGAGTCACAGTCCTATTAGTGATGAGTTTGTATATAGCATTTGCTTACTTCATATATTTATAGgaaaaatgctatgtccacaacattttcacgaCGAATCTTAAGTGGGGGGTTGTTATTAGCTGTTACTAGTGGGTTGTTTAGCACTTCTCTATTTATAATagtgactttttttatttataaatataataaacacaTAGTTAACCTAACAAttatcttaaaaagaaaaaaaaaaataaaggggtTTTTCCTATTTGCTCCCTCTTCACAAAAATGATAATTGATTGAAGATAAGCTAAACACACTAACATTTCAGTCAATATTTTCTCAAGCTTGTTGAAGTTCAACCATACTAGTAGAAATACAGTATAtttatacaaagaaaaaaaaaaagaattcgaAAGGAAAAGCAAACACAACCTAAAGATATTACATTGGCCATAGTAACCCAGAGCTGAGTTCACAAGCTAcgagcttaaaaaaaaaaacccaacaagcATTGGAACCAAAACCATATCTCCATAATTGAAAAGGCAAAAGCACATGGTTTTtaaagacgaagaagaagaagcaaaaacaaattgataaattgagagagagagagagagagagagagaaaaaaaattaccagaATGGAACGGAATGAAGACGAAGAGCAACGAGAAGTGAACCagtttggttttgtttgctGCTCAAAACCCTAACTGGAATTTTCCAATTGTCTAAGCGCAAATCAAAAGAGTAGAATAGAATGGAAATGCTCGACTTtgtttgtttgagtttgagtgcTGTTGTGCCCTAACCAACTCACAATATTAACTGCTAGCTCAAATCTAGACATTGGGCCTTGGGCCTAGGGATTTGAGTTTGCAGTGTTAGGTCTTAGTTGTAGAGCCCGTCCTCTGTAGTTGGACTCattgataattaaataaatttcttcatattttttcactttattaattttttttttttaatgaaaacttagggtttttttttttttttttttgccaagagtcttgtagttTAGTAAAGACATATAAATAAACACTATGTTTTTAAatatgaactaaaattttatgaatttcttAATGAAGTTATTTTATAAACTCTAAGAATTCTAATACATGATACTCTTAAATAACCCAAAAATGATAATCTTGGTCAATATTTGATCCCGCTATTAAGTTATAAGTTGAAACGAAAATATAGTAttagtttttcactttttctacAACCACAACTTTTACTATAATTTGATGAAGTAGTCAACTGTGAATAATAGACAATCACTTTCACTTTCACATGAATCCACTACTTTTTCTCTACTAATCACAACTAATtccttaaaaattgtaatacaaAAGTTGTTGTGTATACATAATTTCTCAAAAcaatatcccaaaaaaaaaaaaaaactgagctAGACTTATCTTGATTTCTTCCATGAACCTTTGAATAGACTAATGAACTTTCTGCGTATCTCTTGAGCCTATATCTCCCTAAAAAATAACACAGTTGAGCCAACTTTCTTGCCGTTTGAACTGCCATGAAAGCAGCCCTGCCTCACCAATTAGCCCTTGGCGGTTCACTTGGAGGATCAACCTTCGAACAAGCATGACATGTGAAATTGTGAATGCATCTTATAAGTCTTGCACATTTAGGCATAGGTTcgaacccctttataaaatcgAAGAGGCTGCCCTCCCCCATCGTATCAAAAATGTCCatttagtttctcaaaaaagataAGTACAGGTGTTTCggatattctttttttattattattttttaacctgTGTTAAAGTAAGATTATACCTCCAAAAAGtgagattttaaaatattattatacttGACAAAATAAGCTAATTAAGCCAAAATATAGGCTTAGCCAACACGCTATTACCAAGAGCAATCTTTGGTCATTTCCAAATGGtcccagtttttttttttgaaacgtATCATAATGCATACTAATTATGACTATTCATAAGAACCtgcatttaataaattaatccCATGGaagtaattttttcttttcttttttcctctcacaATGGTTGTAGATTTAATAGAATGAATAACTTAACTTGCCCTACAATTATTTGTAAGGTAGTCTCCCAGCGTAGGAGCTAATCCCCAACCTCCTCTCCCATGTTTTACTTCCCCGGGGCAGAGTGAGATCCTCGGGGTGATAAGAACTCCTTTACCTAATACAGGCTGCCAGACTCCCAAAAATGCAGGAATTTAACAATAGTATATGGAGGAAAAATCCATCATACTACTTAAAATCAACATAGAAATCGAGTTGACACATCAACTTATGGAAAAAGTTGAATGTAAACATGAATGACTTCTACAATTGTCAAACAGAAAATTCTAAATTCTAGCTATCACATTACTGATAGTTGACCTAAACTCTAGTTTGAGAAATTTCCAGGTGCTGTTTTAAAGCATCACAAGTAATTCAGTGCATCATCATCGCATCTTTTCATGTTGCCATCAGGTAGGAAGCAGTTTCTAGCTGCATCACAGAGTAAGCTCCATCCATCTCAAAGGAACAAATGTTTAAATTCCCCATTTGCAAGTTGACAAAGCTGAttgtatgtatgtgtgtctGCCAAAAAGCAAATGTTGTCTTcagaattcataaaaaaatatcataaaatccGAAAATATGCACATATAGTTAGACGAATAAGCACCTATAAAATAAGTTCAGTGCAAAAAACTTGAACCTCTTCAAAGGCCCCAACATCTAAGTAAGCCCTGTTATAAGATAACCCCACAATTAGTTCTCTTAACTGGCTTGAACATTGTGCGATTCCTATTGGCAAATTTCTGTAtctactttttttaatgaataatttttatcTGCTTTAAGGAGAATGAAATAGTAATACATCTACCAGGTGGccaattttatgtaattttatcTCAGACTACTGGTTTTGTTAAAAGTTAACCATGACTTTCAGAACTAagccatttttcttttctcaacaaGAACCATAAATTAGCCACAAATATTTTGAACTGATAAAAGCAAGCCAGTTGAATTTGGTGTTGCTCAATAAAACTGTTTTACTTCTTGAAAATGTACTTACCTGCTGGTATAGGTAGTAATTCAGCAACTGATCTGATAATTAGTTGTCCATTAACAACAAATACAGGTCCAAGTTTAGTCTGGGTTTTTTTTCACAGACAATAAAGTTTAAGGGTTTTTGGCAtcattcaagttttttttttttttttaaatattataaaaataaaaataaaaataaaaaaaacccaaataactgCCCAAGTGCTTACAGATAAATAAACTAGCTTTTACTAACATGAATGGATGCTTAAGGGTCCAATTAACTTTCAGAGGGCAGCCTTTCAGATATAAGAAACAACGAAATTTCTAGTAATGTCAATGCAGCCAATAACATGGGTATAGCTCACTATTAGAAGAGTTGTAAAAATGACAAAGTTAAGCTCCAAACTTTGGAGCTATTTCTTCCAACCCGCTAAGTAACGAATTATAAGACTATCCATGCATTATTAAAACAAGTCATGTGACTCATTAAAAAAGAGTCACGTGACTTGTTGGAGGAAGATAGCTCAAAACCAATTTGGAgctaaacttttttcttttacaaaaaaaaaaaaaaaaaagccataccAAATGTGTTGCCAAAGTTGCTCCATATTTCAGCCCGGATGGATTTCTCAGTGTCAGCAATACCAATAACCTcaacaaaatttgagagaggAACGGGTGGAGAGCCTTTTACAATTATCTGGTTCTCATCAGTAGACTTTCCTGTAACTACTCCACCATCAGATCGCAAAACCTGAATCACTGCCCGGACCCTGCAACCGACATACAAGCGCAGCAGCTCTGCATTGACAAAAACTGAAGGGTTTGACGTATCCATCTCCTGCAAACCACACAAGAAAACACCTTAGTCCAAAGCCCTAATAAATAATTGGCCATTGATAAATGAATACAATCAGTATAAGTAATTTTATAGCAAACAACTGATCTCcactcactaaaaaaaaaacattttcattaaTGTCTCCACTATACTACAGGAAAAAAACCATGGAAAAGGCTCAAAACTGCTCCACTGTGAATAACCATTTTCCTAGGCTTTCTGATTGTCTTCTTTCCTAGCTAATCTTCATTTACAGCTTTGGATTCCTTTagatttaatgaaaattatcACAGTATAACCTTTCTTTATTGGTCTTCATGTCTAAAACCCCCCACTTTTACCCTGAACTTTGACACCTTAAAGCCTTAAACATAATGCAGGTGTTCTCTCCTGAAGCCCCACTTGGACTAATGGCCATCTCTTTTCTAGCTAATCTATGTTCTAGTATGGGAAAGAATTCTACTCCAAACTCAAATCCAAGGGAAagttttacaaatattttgAGCAAGAGCATAGGTAGCACAGTCAAGCATGTTATAAACTAAAAGCCAATGCCTCTGGTGTATGAGGGATTTACGGATCAGAATgaagtaagaaaagaaatagaaaccAGCTTATAATATTGTCATTGTCATCTAGGCAGGAAGATAATCCTAAAACAAGGACTACAACTTCTTGCCCAAACTAGAAGGTACTATAAGTGGTTTGTGTAGAGACAGCTGTACCATACCAAACCAGATGGAATAGTTCAGTGAGAAAAAGGTTAACCATATACTTTTTTTCCAGATGTTAACACCACTAGTGCAAGCAAATTGTACTCATCAATTATAATTCACATTACTACAGAAATTTTACGTTATTCTTCTAAAATAAAGTACTTTGATATTCACAATTATCTTATTATCAACTTCAAGGAAGCTAAAATTTCcacactcttttttttatatatgtaataaacTGCATTTATGGTAAGAAGAGGACagaacaaaaacaacaaaacaaaaccaaagtACACAGGACATGTACTAAGGACAACGAAAGAACAAGCAGAAACTAAAAAGAACTTAAGCTATATCCATTGAGCAGATCAGACAAGCAATAAAAAAGGCAAATGCCCAATGCCTTTGTCCACCCAAGCAAAGTTTGCAAAAAAGTCATCCTCAGCTCATGAATCACTCTTTTGGTTCCTTCAAAAATCCGAGCattcctctccctccaaatgCCCCACATCAAACAGTGGGGTACCATGTTCCAAATCACCCCATTCTCATGTTTTCTAAATTTCCCTGGCCAGCTAGCTAGAAGCTCCACAACCTCCTTAGGCATAACCCAAGATACCCCAAAAAGTGTGAACACCGTACTCCACACTCCTGATTGaattatatcaaatttataaCACCTATAGTTCCATTAACTTGTTtggcataaaaataaatcatataacCCGGAGGAATAAATAGCCTTCCACTTTAAGACAGACCAAGCTCTAACCAAAAAGTAGAAGTGAATTAATGTAAGAGTGAAGATGGAggtttcattttaaaatgaaaattgggAAGAAAGAGTCACAATTTAATCTTCTAACAAGCATATCAAGGTTTATAAACACATGGGCACGCGCGCACGCACACACATCATTACTTTTAAAAGATTCCCTcccccatctctctctctcct
This genomic stretch from Castanea sativa cultivar Marrone di Chiusa Pesio chromosome 9, ASM4071231v1 harbors:
- the LOC142609890 gene encoding replication protein A 14 kDa subunit B-like, with product MDTSNPSVFVNAELLRLYVGCRVRAVIQVLRSDGGVVTGKSTDENQIIVKGSPPVPLSNFVEVIGIADTEKSIRAEIWSNFGNTFDTHTYNQLCQLANGEFKHLFL